AGTCTCCTAACTCCTGCAGCCTTGATACGCATGCTCGCTGATGCGATTCTGGTGTCATTGGCTTATGCAATTGCATTAATGACACGATTAATGATTGTGCTACGTTTCGAGCGCAGTCAAGACGTGATTCCTTTACAGCTTGTCTCTCAGTATGTGCAGATTTATCTAAGTTCCCTTCCGGTATTGCTGTTCATAAGTGCTACAGTGTTTACAATTTTCGGCTTCTACACCAAGGGGAGGGTTTATACCAGCCGTTATAAGATGTTGATCATCTTGCAGGCGGCTAGTGTTGCTCTTTTAGGCTTTGGATTTCTTGGTTTCCTTATACCGGAACAGATAAATCCTCCTCGCTCGGTTATTCCTTTGACATGGTTATTCAGTGTTGCCTTACTCATCTCGTCTCGTCTATGGTCTGAATTTTGGAGACGCCAAGTGATTAAGGAAATCGCTCCAGGACGCCAGAAGCATGTGCCAGAACGAAGCGTGCTGGTTATCGGTGGAGCTGGATATATTGGGTCGGCCCTAGTGCCAATGCTGCTCGATAGCGGCTATAGGGTGCGTTTGCTAGATGTGTTGCTCTACGGTAAAGAACCTATTCGGCCTGTGATGAATCATCCGAATTTGCAGATCATTGAGGCTGACTTCCGACAGGTGGATAAAGTCGTCGAAGCGATGCAGGGTGTCAATTCAGTCGTGCATGTGGGTGGTTTGGTAGGAGATCCAGCTTGCGCTCTCGACGAGAATTTGACTATCGAGATCAATCTCATGGCGACAAGGATGATCGCGGAAGTAGCCAAAGGATCAGGGGTCTCTAGGTTTGTGTTTGCTAGCACATGTTCTGTGTACGGTGCGAGCGATCAGACGTTGAATGAATATTCGAAATTGAATCCTCTTTCTCTCTATGCCCGCAGCAAGGTTGCCTCGGAAAGGGTGCTAGCGATGATGGCAAACGAAAAGTTTGCCGTGGTCAATCTACGGTTTGGCACGGTGTATGGTCTGTCCGGTCGTGTCCGGTTCGACCTGGTGGTCAACTTGCTTACGGCAAAAGCTATCTTCGAGAAGAAAATCACGGTATTTGGTGGTGATCAGTGGCGACCCTTCGTGCACGTCTCCGATGCAGCACTAGCGGTTTTCAAAGTGCTCAATGCGCCTACTGAGTTGATTAGAGGACAAACTTTCAATGTTGGTTCGAATCAACAGAACATGACGTTGAGTCAGGTGGGACAGCTCGTAAAGCGATTGGTGCCTGAAGCTCAGCTGATCGAACTCGGTCAGGATGGTGATCGCCGTAACTATCGAGTTGATTTTAGCAAGATTCACAATCAGCTTGGGTTTGAGCCGGAATGGACTGTAGAAAGTGGAATCAATCAAGTAATTTATGCTATACGAAGCGGAAGGATCAAAGACTACCGTGATCCTGCTTACAGCAATGTGAAATATCTTTCAGAAGATTCTTCCTCTGAAGTTGTCAAGCGTTACTATGCCGGATGGGAGCGCGAGCTTCTAAAAGATGTGGCGCCGAATCTCTCGGCAGTAGTTGCTCCCACGGTGGCTGTGTCCAACAGAGCTGGTTAGTCATTGACCTGATGTTGCTCACTTGCGAGCCGTTGAGTCTGGAAGCAAGAGGCGACTCTCTAAATCTCCGGTCAATCCCGCTACAAGTGCATCGGCTTCGCCAATTATCCGAAAGCGTTGCCTCAATAGAGATCTATCTCGTTGTTGCGGTTGCCACCCTCACCATCGCCTCTCCCCGCTTCCTGCCTCTGGCTACCGTTGCAGTCATTATCTTCTGGCTGAATCGTGGTGTGTTGCAGCTGGTGAACGGCGAGCGTGGGAGCGCGCCGGCCTGGGCGATGGGTATGCCGTTCGCCGTTCTCTTGATCTTCATGTTAGCCGTCACATCGCTCGTCACGGCCTTCCCGGAGATCACCCATCCTCAGGTGATGCGCGTTGTGACCGGCTTGGGACTGTATTTCGCGTTGATTCGCTGGCTCGCTTGCGCATCAGTAGGTCGCGCCTGCATGCGTTGGCGCGTGATCTCGGTCGCGTTATGCGTCCTGCTGCTGGTGCTGGCGCTGGCCGGCCCGTTCATCGTCTCGTGGCAAGGCAGCAAATTTCCCTTCATCCCGGCCGGCCTCTATGCTTCTTTCAGTTTGGTGGTCGCCGACAGCGTCAACCCTAACGTCCTCGCCGGCGCGTTGATCCTCTTCATCTCGGTCGTCTTGGCGTGGTGGCTCTTTCCGATCGGCGCCGGCCGCTGGTTCGTCGTGTTGCGGCTGCTGGCGGGCGCAGCGCTCGTCGCCGGCATGGTGATGCTCGTCCTCACCCAGTCGCGCGGCGCCTTCGTAGGCCTGCTCTTGGCCTGTGCGGTGCTGTTCATGCTGCGCTGGCCCCGTTTGGCGTTGCCGTTGCTGGGGCTGGTCGGCGTGGGTGCGCTTTTCATTGCGCTGCGTCCCGATACCCTTGCCGCATTGACCGATGCCGTCGGCGATACCGTGACGAATGGATTGCCCTATCGCATGGAGATCTGGTCGCGCGGCTGGTTCATGGTGCAGGACTTCATGTTCACCGGCATCGGCATGGGGTCGTTCGCGCAGGTGACCGAGCTGCTCTATCCCCTCATCATTACACCGCCGGGTGTGCCTCATGCGCACAACCTCCTTCTGCAGATCGCGGTTGACCTGGGCGTGCCGGGCCTCATCGCCTGGCTCGGCATCCTAGGCACGGTCATCATCGCATGCTGGCGCGCCTATCGTAGCGCAAATCTCGTCTTGCGCGCGTTCGGCGCCGGCCTGCTCGCCAGCCAGGTTGCGCTCCTCGGCCATGGGCTCACCGACGCCGTCACTTGGGGCATGGTGCGCTCGGCGCCGCTGGTGTGGCTGTTGTGGGCTGTGGCCGTCGCTGCCGGTCTGGTCGCTCGACAACGCGAAACACAGGCGACGTCTACTCAACCCGTTCCGCGCGCTGCATAGAACTGGTAGACCGTGACGAGCGAGGCGATGGCGAGCGCAATGAAGCATGCCGTCCATCCGGCAACGATGATTGCGCGTCCCTTCCGGCCGACCTCCTCGGCCAGCGTTGCCCAACCGAACGTCAGCGCTAGCATCGTCGAGATGATGGCCGGGTAGGCATAGCGTGCGCCGGCGATCCACAGTCGGCCTTCCAGCCCCACCATCACTCCGCGCATCAGCGCAGGTAACCAGGCAACCGCAATCGCCAGCCCGATGATCACCACCGTCGCCCAATCTACTGCGCGCCTGCGTCGCCATAGCATGACGAGCGTACACATCAGGCTGATTGCTGTAATGACTGCCAGCGCGACGTACCAGCCGTCGGCCAGCGGCACGTTACCCCAGGAGAAGCGTGCCCAGAAGGTCTGGAACATATGCTCAACCGTCATCCGGTGATACCAGCCCGTGCCGATCGGGTCGAGCAGCGACGCAACGCCCAAGATCCAACTCACCCATTCGGGCGTGAACCGATGCATGAATTGCTCGAGCTGTGGGCGCAGTGCGGGCCACATATCTTCGCCGGAAGCGTTACGCGCCAGGTTCTCGAATGGCCGGCCGCCCCATTCGCCGTGGCTGGACCGGGCGTCTGTGAAGCGCGGCGGCGAATCGGTCGGAAATTCGCCGACGGCAAGGACGATCCCATCCAGCATGACCGCCGTCGTTGTATCCGGCGCTTGAGCCACTGATGGCAAGATCAGTCGGACATAGCCGGCGTGCGGCGAGATCGTCCCTGTGATCGCTACAAAATGCGGCGTCGCGTCCAGCGCCACAACCACGTTCAGTTGCTCCCGATAGTTGTAGTTGATCGTTGGTGACGTTGTCTCGATGACTGGTGTATCGTCGTCTGGGTGATTCGTGCGCTGTGCCCACATCCACGCGCCGAAAGTGACCGTCTGGCCGCGCATTTTTGCGACCGACGCTGGCGGAATAGACTGGAAGACATATGGGGGAGGGTGTCCCGGTGCAGCGACGATCCGAATCGCGTGCTTGCCATGCGGGATCGAACCACAACTTCTGACGTCGCACCGCGTGTGCTCGTGTTGCAGCGTAACCGTGCTGCGATACCACAGCGCTGCATCGCCGATGTCGAAGAGCGCGACCAGCGTTGCCGCACTGCCCAGCGCAAATGTGCCCCAGGCCAACGGCCGCCATCGCCCGCGCAGCGCGCCGAAGAGCAAGATGACCGGGACCAGCGCCAGCGCCGGCGCGGCCGTGCCCTTCGCCTGCACACACAGCAGCGCAGATGCGATGACCCAAAGCGCGTTCGACAGCGTCTGCCGAGCAGGGCGCGGCTGGTTGTGTGGATTGAGCAGACGTGCGCTGCTCCACGTGAACAGAGAGAACGCGGCGATCGCGCCGACGTCGCTGTTCACCGCCGTCATCAGGTCGGTGAACGCCGGCAGTAGTGCGATGCCGCATGGCAGCATCCAGCGTAGTGGGTGCCCGGATAATGTCAGCGCAGCGGCGACGCCCCAGGCGCACGCCACTGTGAACAAAAATAGCAGCAATGAGGTGAGACGCGCGGCGTAGAGCTGTTGCTCGATGCTGCGTTCGCGCATAAGCGCCATTGCTGCAGCGGGTAAGAAGTAATACAAGGGCGAGTCTTGGAGTTGGGAGTAGCCGATATGCGGTGCCGGTGCGTCGGGATCATCCACGTCCGGCGGAGGAAACCGGCCGATGTAGAAGCCGCTGCGGATCATCGAGCGGACGAAGGCGATGCGCATCTCGCGATCCACGTCGTCGGGCGAGGGCAGCGTCCCCTTGTGGGCGATCAACCAGGCATATTCGGCATGCGATGGCTCGTCGTAGTGCTCCCACGGCGGGACCACGAACACCCAGATTAGCCCGTGGACGAGGGCGAGCGTGAGCGCCAAGAGGAGTTCGCGCGGCATAGCGATTCGCATGCTGTCACTCGCGACGCGGTCGTCGCCCCAGCCGTTGGCGCAGCACGCGGGCCAGAAAGAGTGGATTGCCGATCAAGTAGCGACGCCACAGTCGCCCTGGCTCGGCCAACAAGCGCCCGAGCCATTCCAAGCCATGATCGGTCATCCAACGTGGGGCGCGCCGAGCATTGCCGCTAACGTAGTCAAAGAGCGCGCCGACGGTGATCGCGACCTTCACATGCGGCATACGATCCCAGTTATCGCGCAGCCAGTACTCTTGCGCCGGCATGCCAAAGCCCACCAGTAAGATGTCGGGACGAACGGCTTCGATCTTTGCCAGTACGTCGCAATTCTCATGGCTGTTCGGGCGTTTATCGAAATGTCCGTGGTGCACACCGGCGATTGCGAGGCTAGTATATTGACGCCTCAGCACATCTGCCGCCCGTTCTGCAATGCCTGGCTGGCCTCCTAGCAAATACAACGACAGCCGATGATTGACGCATGCGGTGCATAGCTCGCCGATCCAGTCTGGCGGCGTGTAGCGATAGGGCGTAGGCAAGCCGGCCAGCCGCGCGCCCCAGCGCACACCGAATCCATCGCAGAACACCACCGTCGCAATGTCGTTGAAGAATTCGCGCAGCGCCGGCTGCTCGTGGGCCAGGTTCAATCCATGCGCGTTCACGTAGGCAACGATCATCCGGCAATCCGACGTCGCGCAAGCCGTGATGTGTGCGATCAGCCCAACCAAGGGCAAGATGTGCACGCGCACGCCGAGCAGATGGACGGCCGGCGCGCTGGCATGCTGCGAAGGCCAAGGCCATACGTCAAGGGTGGGGCGCATGCTGGATCGGCGATGAGGCAGGCTGCGGGCGCATCGGCGGCAGGAAGGTTGCAATTGCCGCGAGCAGCAGCGTGCCATAGACCAACACGTATAACACGCTGCCGTAGGCCAGCGCATCCGCATTGCTCACGCCCATCGTCGTCAACACTCCCAGCGACACCAGCGAAAAGATCCCGACGTTGCCCGGCACCGGCGAGAACACTGAAGTGGTCTGCAAGGCAAGCAGCAATAACACATGGCCGGCGAGGCCGATGCGAATGTCGAACGCCTGTGCGAGCGCGATGTTCGTCAGGATGGCCACCGTCCAGATCAGCGCGCTGTAGCTCAACATCTCCAGCCAACGTCCGGCGCGGCCCTTCCACACCAGGTCGGCAGGCGATGTGGCGGTGGCAATGTCGAGCCAGGCCTCGACCCTTGGCATGAATTTGAACAAACGGCGGCGAAAGCCGGTCGAACTCAGCGCGCTCAAGCCACTCACCAGTAGCACACCGGCTAGCGCTGTGATCAGCAACCGGACGACCGGAGGGGAGAATCCTTCAGGTAATGGCGCCAGCAACAGGGTGCAAGCGAAAGCCGCGAGGACGAGTGAGTCGGCGCTCTTCTCGACGACTACGGCGCTCGTCGTCCACAGCAGCGAGCCTGGCCGGTTCTGCGCAGCCCGCCAAATGCGCCAGATGTCGCCCACGCGAATCGGCGACAGCCAGTTGATCACTTGCCCGACCAGGGTGGCCTGGCCGGCAGCGCGTGCGCCTACGGCGCGATCCCATTCCAGCAGGCGCTTGAATCGCACGACGCGCAGCAACTGACCCGCGCAGATGAGCAGGATGGTCATGACGATCCACTCGATATGCACGGTTTGGACGGATGCCCAGAGTGCTTCGAGCGAGACCGACTGCACAACCGCGGCGAGAGCAATCAGCAGCAGCAGTAGCGCGATGACCGATACGAGGATCTTCGAGCGGTGCGAGCCCAGCAACGACCAGCTGATGAGCGTTGTATCTGAAGCAGGCGCTTCGTCGAGTCGGGCGGCGGAGGGAATCGGCGTCGAGGACTCTTGCATCGCACCGGCGATTATACGTTTATGGGCGATCGAATTGCACGTTCTGAGCGTGGGCGATAAGCTATGCTTACCATGACGACGAAGAAGGTCAACGACTCGAATGGAGTGAGCTATGAACATCCTGGCCGGTGACGTCGGCGGCACCAAGACCATCCTGGCGATCTTTTCGCGCACGCAGGGGCTGCACGACCCGATCGTCGAGGCGACTTTCGTCAGCGCGAACTATCCCGACCTCGAATCCATCGTTAAGGAGTTTCTAAGCAAGACCGATCTACGCGTGGAACAGGCTGCCTTCGGCGTGGCCGGCCCGGTGTTGAACGGCGTGGCGCGCATCACCAACTTGCCCTGGGTGATGGACGAGACGAAGCTGGGCGAAGCGCTGGGGCTGCGCGGCGTGAAGTTGATCAACGACCTCGAGGCCATTGCCAACGCTGTGCCTGTGTTGGAAACAGAGGATGGGGTGCCGTTGAATGACGTACAGCCGGCGCCTGGAGGTGCTATCGGCGTAATCGCGCCGGGCACCGGACTGGGTGAAGCGTTCTTGCTCTGGGTGAACGGCGGTTATCGGGCCTTCCCTTCCGAGGGTGGCCACAATGACTTTGCGCCCAGTAACGAACTCGAGAGCGAGCTGCTGCGCTACCTGCAGCGCAAATTCGGCCGGGCCAGCTATGAACGCGTGTGTTCCGGCATCGGCATTCCCAACGTGTATCAGTTCCTGCGCGATTGCGCCTACATTCAGGAATCGCCCTGGGTCGCCGAGCAACTGGCCGCGGCCAAGGATCCGACGCCGGTGATCGTGTCCAACGCGCTGACCGAGCCGCCCGACCCGCTGTGCGCGCGCGTGATGGACATCTTCACCTCGGTGCTGGCGGCCAAAGCAGGCAATCTGGCGCTGACGGTGATTGCGACCGGCGGCATCTACCTCGGTGGTGGCATCCCACCACGCATCCTGCCGTTGCTGCAACGCGAATCGTTCATGAACACTTTCCGCTACAAAGGGCGCTTGTCGGGGTTGATGGAGCGCATTCCGGTGCGCGTTATCATGAACAGCAAGGCAGGCTTATTGGGCGCAGCACGCGTGGCCGCTGGAATTGATAATTGAGGGGTCAGAGGTCAGAGGTCAGGGGGCAGAGGTCAGAGGTCAGAGGTCAGGGGGCAGAGGTCAGAGCTCAGAAGTCAGAGCTCAGAAGTCAGGGCTCAAAGCTCACGGCTCACCGCTCAGCGCTCTGCGCAGCGCTGCCATTCCCTCGGCTACGCCGTGCTTGGGCGAATATACGGCCGAGCCGACGACGGCGATGCTCGCGCCGGCGTCGCGCACTTCGCGGATGGTATGCACGTTCACGCCGCCATCCACTTCCAACTCGGCGTTCGGGTTGACTGCGTTCAACATCTCGCGCATGCGGCGGATGCGGTGGGTTGCGCCGGGGATGTATGCCTGGCCGCCGAAGCCCGGTTCCACCGACATGATCAGCACGAGGTCTACCAGCGGCAACGCCTCTTCGATTGCGCTGAGCGGGGTGAGCGGGTTGAGCGTGATGCCGACTTGTAAATCGAGCTTGCGCAGCGCCTGAATCGTCGAATAGAGGTGCGGGCAGGCTTCGACATGCACGATGATGCGCTGCATGCCGGCTGCCTTGTAATCGTCGAAGAAGCGCTGCGGCGCTTGCACCATCAGGTGCGCCTCGCAGGGCAGGGATGTGCTCCGTCGCACGGCTTCGCAGACGGCCGGCCCGAACGTGATGTTGGGCACGAGCATGCCATCCATCACGTCGAGATGAATCCAATCGGCGCCTGCGTCCTCGGCAGCTTTGACCTGTTCGCCCAGCCGCGCGAAGTCTGCTGTGTAGATCGAAGGTGCGAGTTTCATCGGCCCGCATTGTAGGCAAAAAGCATCGTTTTGACTTTCACCCGCGCCGGGCTAATATTGGCTCTCGCTGTGAACGCCAAAGTTGCCTTTGGACTCTCCTGTTATACCTTCCCTTTTACTTGTGGGTTCTTGAAGTGTGACGACCGGTGCACCTGCCCAAACCCGATGAACGGCCTCGACCTGGTCGAGCTGGCGGCGCAGCATGGTATGACCAGCGTCGAATGCCCACTCACCATCCTCCCGGATCATACGGAAGCCGGCATGGATCGTTTCGGTGCGTTGTTGCAATCGAAGGGGATGACCTATGTGCTCGACCTGCCGGTGCTGGAAGTGGAGCAGGCGCGCGTCTGGCTGCCGCTGGCCAAGCGCGCCGGCGCACGTGTGGTGCGCTGTATGGTCAGCGATTTTCTCGAGGGCGCGCGCGCCACGTATGCGCCGGATTGGAATGCCCACATGCGCGAGATGATTGCGAAACTGCTGGCCGTGCGCCCGCTGCTCGATGAACTGGACATGGTGCTGGCCATCGAGAATCATCAAGACGTCAACTCAGACGATCTGCTGGTGTTGTGCCAGGCCGGTGGGCCGCGCGTGGGTGTCACGCTCGATGTAGTGAACCCGCTGGCGGTGGCCGAGGAGCCGTATGAGTTCGCGCGCCGATTGGGCGCGCGCATCTTCAACGTCCACATCAAGGATTACACCATCCATCCCACGCCCAGCGGTTACAACCTGGTGCGCGCCAGCATCGGTGAGGGGTGTATTGACTGGCGCGCTATGCTGACGCTGCTGCGCGAGATCGCCCCAGGCGCGACATGGCACATTGAGCTGGCGGCGTTGAATGCGCGTCATATCCGGCTGTATGAGGATCAATGGTGGCGGGGCTATCCGCCGCGCGACATCCGCAGCATGCTGGCGTTGTTCCGCTTTCTCGCCCGGCATATGCAGCCGGCCGACGCACCATGGCAGACGCCTTGGGAACTCGGTGCACCCGCCGAAGAATGCGAGCGCTATGAGCGCGACCAGCTCGAACGCACGGTGCGTTATCTCAAGACGGAGCTTGCCGATCTAGTCGGTGTGTGACCGGTCACGGGTCATCGGTAACTGGTAAGTGTGAGTGCTGGCGAATGGCCATTACCGATTACCGATGAACGTTTCACCATTGTCTACGATGTCTCTTTTGACCCACGGAACGCGGGTGGTGATGCCTGCGCCTTACACGATTACTATCGAGACATACGATGTACCGGCGCCGGCGCATGGCCAGGTGCTGGTCGAATGCGAAGCCAGCGCCATCAGCGCCGGCACCGAATTGGCTGTTTACACCGGGGTACACCAGTGGCTGAACGACCCGACGCGGGCGTGGCCCAAGTGGCCGTTCACGCCCGGCTACAGCGGGGTAGGGCGGATCATCGCCGTCGGCGATGGCGTGACGCGCTTCAACATCGGCGACCGCGTCGTCTGGCCCAGCCGGCATGAGACGCATGCCATCGTGGATGTGGAGCAGCCGCATGCTTTGGTCTTCCCCATCGCCGAGCATGTGCCGGCGCAGGTTGCCGCCTTCGCCGTGCTGGCGCGCTTTCCGCTGTCGGCGCTCGTGCAGAGCGACCAGATCATCGGACGATGCGTCGCCGTCATGGGCCTGGGCACGATCGGCCAGATCGCGCTGCGACTCTACGCCGCTGCCGGCGCTTACCCGCTCATCGGCATAGACGGCGTCGGGAGTCGGCGCGCGCTGGCAGAGAAGGTGCATGGCGTCGTGACCTTTGCGCCCGAGGATCCCCAACTCAAGGATAGGCTGCGGGCGTCTAATTTCGGTCAGTTGCCGGACATCGTGGTGGATGCGACCGGCTTTCCGAACGCGGTGAAGACGGCGATGAACATCGTGACCGACGGCGGGCGCGTGGTGATGGTGGGCAGCCCGCGCGGCATCGCCGGCGACGTGGACTTCTACTGGGATCTCCATGGCCGCTCGATCACGCTGATCGGCGCGCACGGCAGCGCCATCGGCTGGGAGCCACGCGAGAAGTTCCCCTATACCGTGCCGCGCGCGATGCGCCTGCTTATCGCTTTGTTGGAGAGCGGCCGACTGAGGCTCGAAGAGATCGTCTCGCATTTTGCACATGCCCACGAGGCCAAAGCGATGTATGACGGCCTGCTCAACGACAAGGAGCAGTATCACGCCGTGGCGCTGCGGTGGCAGACTCAGTAGTTGAAAACATCGGCTCGCACTTGCCGCCGCCCGGCGACTAAAGTCGCGGGCTACACG
The window above is part of the Candidatus Roseilinea sp. genome. Proteins encoded here:
- the glk gene encoding glucokinase, with translation MNILAGDVGGTKTILAIFSRTQGLHDPIVEATFVSANYPDLESIVKEFLSKTDLRVEQAAFGVAGPVLNGVARITNLPWVMDETKLGEALGLRGVKLINDLEAIANAVPVLETEDGVPLNDVQPAPGGAIGVIAPGTGLGEAFLLWVNGGYRAFPSEGGHNDFAPSNELESELLRYLQRKFGRASYERVCSGIGIPNVYQFLRDCAYIQESPWVAEQLAAAKDPTPVIVSNALTEPPDPLCARVMDIFTSVLAAKAGNLALTVIATGGIYLGGGIPPRILPLLQRESFMNTFRYKGRLSGLMERIPVRVIMNSKAGLLGAARVAAGIDN
- a CDS encoding ribulose-phosphate 3-epimerase, producing MKLAPSIYTADFARLGEQVKAAEDAGADWIHLDVMDGMLVPNITFGPAVCEAVRRSTSLPCEAHLMVQAPQRFFDDYKAAGMQRIIVHVEACPHLYSTIQALRKLDLQVGITLNPLTPLSAIEEALPLVDLVLIMSVEPGFGGQAYIPGATHRIRRMREMLNAVNPNAELEVDGGVNVHTIREVRDAGASIAVVGSAVYSPKHGVAEGMAALRRALSGEP
- a CDS encoding UDP-N-acetyl-D-mannosaminuronic acid transferase; this encodes MRPTLDVWPWPSQHASAPAVHLLGVRVHILPLVGLIAHITACATSDCRMIVAYVNAHGLNLAHEQPALREFFNDIATVVFCDGFGVRWGARLAGLPTPYRYTPPDWIGELCTACVNHRLSLYLLGGQPGIAERAADVLRRQYTSLAIAGVHHGHFDKRPNSHENCDVLAKIEAVRPDILLVGFGMPAQEYWLRDNWDRMPHVKVAITVGALFDYVSGNARRAPRWMTDHGLEWLGRLLAEPGRLWRRYLIGNPLFLARVLRQRLGRRPRRE
- a CDS encoding oxidoreductase is translated as MSLLTHGTRVVMPAPYTITIETYDVPAPAHGQVLVECEASAISAGTELAVYTGVHQWLNDPTRAWPKWPFTPGYSGVGRIIAVGDGVTRFNIGDRVVWPSRHETHAIVDVEQPHALVFPIAEHVPAQVAAFAVLARFPLSALVQSDQIIGRCVAVMGLGTIGQIALRLYAAAGAYPLIGIDGVGSRRALAEKVHGVVTFAPEDPQLKDRLRASNFGQLPDIVVDATGFPNAVKTAMNIVTDGGRVVMVGSPRGIAGDVDFYWDLHGRSITLIGAHGSAIGWEPREKFPYTVPRAMRLLIALLESGRLRLEEIVSHFAHAHEAKAMYDGLLNDKEQYHAVALRWQTQ
- a CDS encoding xylose isomerase → MNGLDLVELAAQHGMTSVECPLTILPDHTEAGMDRFGALLQSKGMTYVLDLPVLEVEQARVWLPLAKRAGARVVRCMVSDFLEGARATYAPDWNAHMREMIAKLLAVRPLLDELDMVLAIENHQDVNSDDLLVLCQAGGPRVGVTLDVVNPLAVAEEPYEFARRLGARIFNVHIKDYTIHPTPSGYNLVRASIGEGCIDWRAMLTLLREIAPGATWHIELAALNARHIRLYEDQWWRGYPPRDIRSMLALFRFLARHMQPADAPWQTPWELGAPAEECERYERDQLERTVRYLKTELADLVGV